From a single Miscanthus floridulus cultivar M001 chromosome 8, ASM1932011v1, whole genome shotgun sequence genomic region:
- the LOC136469223 gene encoding putative RING-H2 finger protein ATL37, with amino-acid sequence MRTFTRLQQLNLTDEPWEDILPEPEVLELMTLECKAYRDGCIAHTTLELWVDKQLKFITSEVLLTLCAEAEAVPAACWDYSICQEDETSNPMAGHAMEMLGCGHAFHRKCITKWFGQRSTCPMCRRDLSMYLDPTVQRFLSHFTEEDY; translated from the coding sequence ATGAGGACATTCACGCGGCTACAGCAACTCAATCTCACCGATGAGCCATGGGAGGACATCCTTCCTGAGCCTGAGGTTCTTGAACTCATGACCCTGGAATGCAAGGCCTACCGAGATGGCTGTATCGCCCACACCACGCTTGAGCTTTGGGTCGACAAACAGCTGAAGTTCATCACGTCCGAGGTGCTCTTGACACTctgcgcggaggcggaggcggtgcCAGCGGCATGTTGGGACTACAGCATCTGCCAAGAGGATGAAACATCTAATCCTATGGCCGGTCATGCTATGGAAATGCTTGGCTGTGGCCACGCATTCCACCGCAAGTGCATCACCAAGTGGTTCGGCCAGAGATCCACCTGCCCAATGTGCCGACGAGATTTGTCTATGTATCTTGACCCGACAGTGCAGAGATTCCTCTCGCACTTCACCGAAGAGGATTATTGA